One stretch of Lacrimispora sphenoides DNA includes these proteins:
- a CDS encoding SpoIIE family protein phosphatase, with translation MGVTVDVAYTSLNKFKEVLCGDKVELLQTEDSNIMILADGMGSGVKANILATMTSKILGTMFLNGATLEECVETIVETLPVCQVRQVAYSTFSILQVFHDGEAYLVEFDNPGCIFIRDGSLVSIPRNTRVIRDKKINEYRFKVRKGDALILMSDGTIHAGVGKLLNFGWLWEDVASYAVKQYHLTISAARLATALTSACDELYQYRPGDDTTVAVMRIIDRKPVHLMTGPPRKTEDDFVMVSDFLSGDDTAKKVVCGGTSANIVSRVTERELSVSLDYNDPDIPPIAYIDGIELVTEGVLTLNKVLKLLRRYVMNESVTEDFFLELDKPNGASMVAKMIIEDYTELKLYVGMAINSAYQNPGLPFDLGIRQNLVEQLKHVVEEMGKRVTVTYY, from the coding sequence ATGGGGGTTACCGTAGATGTTGCATACACAAGCCTGAATAAATTCAAGGAAGTATTGTGCGGAGATAAGGTTGAACTTTTGCAGACCGAGGATTCCAATATTATGATACTCGCCGACGGTATGGGCAGCGGGGTAAAGGCCAACATTCTGGCCACCATGACCTCCAAGATTTTAGGAACCATGTTTCTAAACGGTGCGACCCTGGAAGAGTGTGTGGAAACCATTGTGGAGACCCTTCCGGTATGTCAGGTGCGCCAGGTAGCCTATTCCACCTTCAGCATCCTTCAGGTGTTTCATGACGGTGAAGCCTATCTGGTAGAATTTGATAATCCCGGCTGTATCTTCATCAGGGATGGGAGCCTGGTTTCCATACCGCGAAACACCAGGGTTATCAGGGATAAAAAAATCAATGAGTACCGTTTTAAGGTGAGAAAAGGGGACGCGTTGATCCTGATGAGTGACGGGACCATCCATGCAGGAGTGGGGAAGCTCCTGAATTTTGGCTGGCTGTGGGAGGATGTTGCTTCTTATGCGGTGAAGCAGTACCACCTGACCATATCTGCAGCTCGTCTGGCTACTGCGTTAACCAGTGCCTGTGATGAACTGTATCAGTACCGGCCTGGCGATGATACCACGGTTGCCGTTATGAGGATCATTGACCGTAAGCCGGTGCATTTGATGACAGGCCCGCCCAGGAAGACGGAGGACGACTTCGTGATGGTGAGTGATTTTCTGTCAGGAGATGATACCGCTAAGAAAGTCGTCTGCGGAGGAACCAGTGCTAATATTGTTTCCAGGGTAACTGAAAGGGAGCTGTCTGTTTCTCTGGATTACAATGATCCGGACATTCCGCCAATCGCTTATATTGACGGTATTGAGCTGGTTACGGAAGGTGTTTTGACATTAAATAAAGTTTTAAAGCTTTTAAGGCGTTATGTGATGAATGAATCCGTCACGGAGGATTTTTTTCTGGAGTTAGATAAGCCAAATGGAGCTTCCATGGTGGCGAAGATGATCATTGAGGATTATACGGAGCTTAAGTTATACGTGGGAATGGCAATTAACAGCGCTTATCAGAATCCTGGCCTGCCCTTTGATTTGGGGATCCGCCAGAATCTTGTGGAGCAGTTAAAGCACGTAGTGGAAGAAATGGGGAAAAGGGTTACGGTAACCTATTATTGA
- the ade gene encoding adenine deaminase: protein MDRLLAERVLAASGAKKASLVLKNARVVNVFTAELENGDIAIEEGYIVGVGEYEGQTEIELGGAVVCPGLIDGHIHLESSMVAPGEFERSVVPHGTQAVITDPHEIANVAGAEGIRFMMERTKGLTLDVYFMLPSCVPATGLDESGAVLAAENLSPLYEEERVLGLAELMNSYGTVRADRGILDKIEEARNRNLLIDGHAPGLTGRELNAYVTAGVQSDHECSDWEEAVEKLKRGQWIMIREGTAARNLNALMPLFKEPYYHRCMLVTDDKHPGDLIRLGHLDYIIKKAISLGADPVHAVMMASLHPAGYFGLRDVGAVAPGYKANFIVVSDLNEFEVKQVYKNGKLVAENGAMKEEILAAEERSVETPVRVGDSFHLDEIRPEDFHIKKKGNTIRVICLTPGELTTKSLLAPWVEKVGVAPGVNIEQDIVKMAVLERHHNTGHMGLGFLGGYGLKRGAVATSIAHDSHNLIVAGTNDEDMALAANIVRKNRGGLAVVADGKLLGELPLPIAGLMSEEPAEWVDEKLEELKAQTRSLGIGDSIDPFMTLAFASLPVIPELRLNTYGLIDVEKQEILETIISCM, encoded by the coding sequence ATGGATCGGTTGTTAGCTGAACGGGTTTTGGCAGCATCAGGGGCAAAAAAGGCGTCCCTGGTGCTAAAGAATGCCAGGGTGGTCAATGTTTTTACGGCTGAGCTGGAAAACGGAGATATTGCCATCGAGGAAGGTTACATAGTAGGAGTTGGAGAATATGAGGGACAGACAGAGATCGAGCTGGGGGGCGCGGTGGTTTGTCCAGGACTGATTGACGGCCATATTCACCTGGAAAGCTCCATGGTTGCACCGGGAGAATTTGAACGCTCTGTGGTGCCTCATGGGACTCAGGCGGTTATTACGGATCCTCACGAGATCGCCAATGTGGCGGGAGCGGAAGGGATCCGCTTTATGATGGAGCGGACGAAGGGACTTACCCTTGATGTGTATTTCATGCTCCCCTCCTGTGTACCGGCAACAGGACTGGATGAATCGGGTGCTGTCCTGGCGGCTGAGAATCTTTCCCCTCTCTATGAAGAGGAGCGGGTGCTGGGCCTTGCAGAGCTTATGAACTCCTACGGAACCGTAAGGGCAGACCGTGGAATCCTTGATAAGATAGAGGAGGCCAGGAACAGGAATCTCTTAATTGACGGTCATGCTCCCGGGCTTACCGGCAGGGAGCTTAATGCCTATGTGACTGCCGGAGTGCAGTCGGACCATGAATGCTCCGATTGGGAAGAGGCCGTGGAAAAGCTTAAGAGAGGCCAGTGGATCATGATCCGGGAGGGCACGGCAGCCAGGAATTTAAATGCCCTTATGCCCCTGTTTAAGGAGCCGTATTACCACCGCTGCATGCTGGTTACTGATGACAAGCATCCAGGGGATTTGATCCGGCTGGGGCATTTAGACTATATCATTAAGAAGGCCATTAGCCTGGGTGCTGATCCGGTTCATGCGGTCATGATGGCATCCCTTCATCCGGCTGGGTATTTCGGGCTTCGGGATGTAGGAGCCGTTGCACCGGGATATAAGGCAAACTTTATTGTTGTTTCCGATCTCAATGAATTTGAGGTAAAGCAGGTATATAAAAATGGAAAGCTGGTGGCGGAAAACGGAGCAATGAAGGAGGAAATCCTTGCAGCTGAAGAACGGAGCGTGGAAACGCCTGTCAGAGTGGGAGATTCCTTCCATTTAGACGAGATTCGTCCGGAAGATTTCCATATAAAGAAAAAAGGCAATACCATCCGGGTAATTTGTCTCACTCCCGGAGAGCTTACCACCAAATCCCTTTTGGCCCCATGGGTAGAAAAGGTGGGGGTCGCTCCCGGCGTCAACATTGAGCAGGACATCGTGAAAATGGCAGTGCTGGAACGCCATCATAATACCGGCCATATGGGACTCGGCTTTTTAGGGGGGTATGGCTTAAAACGGGGCGCAGTGGCCACCAGCATTGCCCACGATTCCCATAACCTGATTGTTGCAGGGACCAATGATGAAGATATGGCTCTTGCTGCCAACATTGTGAGGAAGAACCGGGGCGGCCTGGCGGTCGTGGCCGATGGAAAGCTTTTAGGTGAGCTGCCTCTTCCCATTGCAGGTCTTATGAGCGAGGAGCCGGCTGAATGGGTGGATGAAAAGCTGGAAGAACTAAAGGCCCAGACTAGAAGTCTTGGAATCGGTGACAGCATCGATCCTTTCATGACCCTTGCTTTTGCAAGCCTTCCGGTAATTCCCGAGCTGCGGCTGAATACATATGGCCTTATTGACGTAGAGAAACAGGAGATTTTAGAGACAATTATTTCCTGTATGTGA
- a CDS encoding 4Fe-4S dicluster domain-containing protein, which produces MATNDATLLRIKHQVLNEVAKLAWEGKLEEKRNEIPYDIIPGPKAQFRCCIYREREIIRERIRLAEGLCPSGRDTKNVVQVISSACEDCPIARYVVTDNCQLCMGKACQGSCNFGAISMGRDRAYIDPDKCKECGKCSQACPYNAIADLTRPCKKSCPVDAITMDENGIVVIDESKCIQCGACIHGCPFGAIDSKTFLVDVINLINAGKRVVAMVAPATEGQFGPEITMASWRTALKKIGFQDMVEVALGGDLTAAAEAAEWAEAFKEGKKMTTSCCPAFVNMIKQHYPMLLENMSTTVSPMCAVSRMLKEKDPETITVFIGPCIAKKSETLDLNIKDNADYALTLGEIQAMMASKGVELLPEENTYQAGSVFGKRFGNGGGVTAAVLECLKETGESTDIEVLKCNGAAECKKALMLLKIGRLPGDFIEGMACVGGCVGGPSRHKSENEAKKARDLLIKQADGREVHENLRNQGLEEVAMHRH; this is translated from the coding sequence ATGGCAACAAATGATGCGACATTACTTCGCATAAAGCATCAGGTTTTAAATGAAGTGGCGAAACTTGCATGGGAGGGAAAGCTGGAGGAGAAAAGAAATGAGATTCCCTATGATATCATTCCAGGTCCCAAGGCCCAGTTCCGCTGCTGCATTTACAGGGAACGGGAAATCATCAGAGAGAGAATCCGCCTGGCGGAAGGTCTCTGCCCCAGCGGAAGGGATACGAAGAACGTCGTTCAGGTAATCAGCTCTGCCTGTGAAGACTGTCCCATCGCCCGGTATGTGGTAACCGATAACTGCCAGCTGTGTATGGGTAAGGCGTGCCAGGGTTCCTGTAATTTTGGCGCCATCAGCATGGGACGTGATCGTGCTTATATTGATCCTGATAAATGCAAGGAATGCGGCAAGTGTTCCCAGGCATGTCCTTATAACGCCATAGCAGATCTGACCCGTCCCTGTAAGAAAAGCTGTCCGGTGGATGCCATCACCATGGACGAGAACGGCATTGTAGTCATTGACGAAAGCAAATGCATCCAGTGCGGAGCCTGCATTCATGGCTGCCCCTTTGGCGCCATTGATTCCAAGACATTCCTGGTGGATGTGATTAATCTTATTAACGCCGGGAAACGGGTGGTTGCCATGGTCGCTCCGGCGACAGAAGGCCAGTTCGGCCCGGAAATCACCATGGCAAGCTGGAGAACCGCTTTAAAGAAAATCGGTTTCCAGGATATGGTTGAGGTTGCCCTTGGCGGCGATCTGACCGCTGCAGCAGAAGCGGCGGAATGGGCAGAGGCTTTTAAGGAAGGCAAGAAGATGACGACCTCCTGCTGTCCGGCATTTGTGAACATGATTAAACAGCATTATCCTATGCTCCTTGAGAATATGTCCACCACCGTATCCCCTATGTGCGCTGTATCAAGAATGCTGAAGGAAAAGGACCCGGAGACGATCACCGTATTCATCGGGCCGTGTATTGCTAAGAAAAGCGAAACCCTGGATTTAAATATTAAAGACAACGCGGATTATGCCCTGACCCTGGGAGAAATTCAGGCAATGATGGCATCAAAGGGCGTAGAGCTTTTGCCGGAAGAAAACACCTACCAGGCAGGATCCGTATTCGGTAAGCGTTTTGGAAATGGAGGCGGTGTGACTGCGGCTGTTCTGGAATGCTTAAAGGAGACGGGAGAAAGTACGGATATCGAAGTCCTTAAATGCAATGGAGCGGCTGAGTGCAAGAAGGCTCTGATGCTTCTTAAGATTGGTAGGCTTCCAGGAGACTTCATAGAAGGAATGGCATGTGTGGGAGGCTGTGTAGGCGGTCCCAGCAGGCATAAGAGTGAGAATGAAGCAAAGAAAGCCCGTGATTTGCTGATCAAACAGGCGGATGGAAGAGAAGTTCACGAGAACTTACGAAACCAGGGCCTTGAAGAAGTAGCGATGCACAGACATTAA
- a CDS encoding methylated-DNA--[protein]-cysteine S-methyltransferase, producing MKYWEVYESKIGPLTILCDDEALLRIDFGRTEPLNAVRERTELIRRAEGQLEEYMAGKRTVFDLPLKPEGTEFQRKVWNALLLIPYGETKSYKDIAVMIDNPKGCRAVGMANNRNPIPVIIPCHRVIGATGSLIGYGGGLDIKVKLLDLERTEAS from the coding sequence ATGAAGTACTGGGAAGTTTATGAAAGTAAAATAGGACCTCTTACCATTCTATGTGATGATGAAGCGCTTCTAAGAATTGATTTTGGGCGGACGGAGCCTTTGAATGCCGTAAGGGAGCGGACAGAACTGATCCGGAGAGCAGAAGGCCAATTGGAGGAATATATGGCTGGAAAGAGAACAGTGTTTGATCTGCCTCTTAAGCCGGAGGGAACGGAATTTCAAAGAAAGGTTTGGAATGCTTTGTTGCTGATTCCATACGGAGAGACGAAAAGCTATAAGGATATTGCGGTCATGATTGATAATCCCAAAGGCTGCCGTGCGGTTGGCATGGCAAATAACCGCAATCCCATACCTGTCATCATTCCCTGCCACCGGGTGATAGGGGCCACCGGAAGCCTCATAGGATATGGCGGAGGCCTGGATATTAAAGTGAAGTTACTGGATCTGGAGCGCACAGAAGCTTCCTAA
- a CDS encoding ABC transporter permease — MKPTALPAKKAGIIFLWLLAWQAVSLSVHNSIILVGPLEVIQALWVQGAKSGFWLTIALSFGKISLGFLMAFGSGILAGGAAWRFPLLRDLLEPLMSLIKSVPVASFVILALIWVGSENLSVFIAFLVVFPIIYINTIAGFMSTDPKLLEMARVFRMQGKKKLLYIYRPALLPYLISGCRVALGMGWKSGVAAEVIGVPSHSIGEKLYMAKIYLSTADLFAWTLVIIVISALFEKFFLWLLNLASPGRKSHKRKEV, encoded by the coding sequence ATGAAACCAACAGCCCTCCCGGCTAAAAAGGCCGGTATCATCTTTCTCTGGCTTCTTGCGTGGCAGGCAGTAAGCCTGTCCGTGCACAACAGCATCATACTGGTAGGCCCTTTGGAGGTGATCCAGGCTTTATGGGTCCAGGGGGCCAAGTCCGGCTTCTGGCTAACCATTGCCCTCTCCTTTGGAAAGATAAGCCTTGGATTCCTTATGGCCTTTGGCTCAGGAATCCTGGCCGGGGGAGCTGCATGGCGTTTCCCCCTTTTAAGGGATTTGCTGGAACCGCTTATGTCCCTGATAAAATCGGTTCCGGTAGCTTCCTTTGTCATACTGGCCCTGATCTGGGTAGGTTCTGAAAATTTGTCCGTTTTTATCGCCTTTCTTGTGGTATTCCCCATCATTTACATAAATACCATAGCAGGATTTATGAGTACCGATCCAAAGCTTTTGGAAATGGCCCGGGTGTTCCGTATGCAAGGCAAAAAGAAGCTCCTTTATATATACCGCCCCGCCCTTCTTCCCTACCTCATAAGCGGCTGCAGGGTGGCTTTGGGCATGGGCTGGAAATCCGGGGTTGCCGCCGAGGTGATCGGCGTCCCAAGCCATTCCATCGGCGAAAAACTCTATATGGCAAAAATTTATTTAAGTACTGCGGACCTTTTTGCCTGGACCCTGGTTATTATCGTCATTAGCGCCCTTTTTGAAAAATTCTTTTTATGGCTTTTAAACCTTGCAAGTCCCGGCCGGAAATCCCATAAAAGAAAGGAGGTCTGA
- a CDS encoding [Fe-Fe] hydrogenase large subunit C-terminal domain-containing protein, whose translation MGIIDFKATKCKHCYKCIRNCEVKAVMIKDERAEIMPDKCILCGKCMQVCPQSAKTLISDLDLVKSYIDAGIRTVISLAPSYMGLLNYKTIGQVNGALRKLGFYDVRETSEGAAVVTAEYARLLSEGKMENIITTCCPSVNDLIEIYYPQLIPHMAPVVSPMIAHGKMLKEELGTEVKVVFLGPCIAKKKEAGDPRHDGYIDAVLNFNDISRWLSEEEITIEDCEDIPFVRNPRINRLYPVTNGVVNSVLATEEERDGYRKFYVHGCLNCMDLCESMLRGGIKGCFIEMNMCSGGCIKGPTVEDENVSRFKIKLDMEESIEKDPVPREELAPVMERLSFRKLFLDRAPKDAMPTEVQIQEILKMTGKTRPEDELNCGACGYSTCREKAIAVFQKKAELNMCIPFMHEKSESLSNLVMQTSPNIVLIVDKDMKILEYSAVGEKYFGKTRQEALTMYLYELIDPSDFQWVYNTHQKIHGKKVTYGEYHISTLQNILYIEKEDVVLATFIDITKEEEQAKQDYEQKLETIALAQKVIHKQMMVAQEIAGLLGETTAETKTTLTKLCRSLLDEGNEGEVK comes from the coding sequence ATGGGAATCATTGATTTCAAGGCTACTAAATGCAAACATTGCTATAAATGTATTCGTAATTGCGAAGTCAAGGCAGTCATGATTAAAGATGAGCGGGCTGAAATTATGCCGGATAAGTGCATTTTATGCGGAAAATGCATGCAGGTATGTCCTCAGTCAGCAAAAACTCTCATAAGTGATCTGGATCTGGTAAAGAGTTACATTGACGCAGGGATCCGGACGGTTATCTCCCTGGCACCATCTTATATGGGATTGTTAAACTATAAGACCATCGGCCAGGTTAACGGTGCGCTGCGGAAGCTGGGATTTTATGACGTAAGGGAGACTTCGGAAGGGGCGGCTGTTGTAACAGCGGAATATGCCAGGCTTTTAAGTGAAGGGAAGATGGAGAACATCATCACCACCTGCTGCCCCAGCGTCAATGATTTGATCGAGATTTATTACCCCCAGCTGATTCCACATATGGCTCCTGTGGTATCTCCTATGATTGCCCATGGAAAGATGTTAAAAGAAGAACTGGGAACTGAGGTAAAGGTGGTTTTCCTTGGACCGTGCATCGCAAAGAAAAAGGAAGCTGGAGACCCCCGTCATGATGGCTATATTGATGCTGTCCTGAATTTCAATGATATTTCCAGGTGGCTTTCTGAAGAGGAAATCACCATTGAAGACTGCGAGGATATCCCGTTTGTAAGGAACCCCAGAATCAACCGCCTTTATCCGGTTACCAATGGAGTGGTAAATTCTGTTCTGGCCACGGAAGAGGAACGGGATGGATACCGGAAATTTTATGTCCATGGCTGCCTCAACTGCATGGATTTGTGCGAAAGCATGCTGCGGGGAGGAATTAAGGGCTGCTTTATTGAGATGAATATGTGCTCTGGCGGCTGCATCAAGGGTCCCACCGTAGAGGACGAGAACGTATCCAGATTCAAGATCAAGCTGGATATGGAGGAATCCATTGAAAAGGATCCGGTACCAAGGGAGGAGCTGGCCCCTGTTATGGAACGACTCTCCTTTCGGAAGCTGTTCCTGGACCGTGCACCCAAAGATGCCATGCCAACTGAAGTCCAGATTCAGGAGATATTAAAAATGACCGGAAAGACCAGGCCGGAGGATGAATTAAACTGCGGCGCCTGCGGTTATTCCACCTGCCGGGAAAAGGCCATAGCGGTTTTCCAGAAAAAGGCAGAGCTTAATATGTGCATTCCATTTATGCATGAAAAATCAGAGTCATTATCCAATCTCGTGATGCAAACCTCTCCCAATATTGTTCTGATCGTGGATAAAGATATGAAAATTTTAGAGTATTCTGCAGTGGGAGAAAAGTATTTTGGAAAAACCAGGCAGGAAGCTTTGACCATGTATTTATATGAACTCATTGATCCTTCAGATTTCCAGTGGGTTTATAATACCCACCAGAAGATCCATGGAAAAAAGGTGACTTATGGGGAATACCATATTTCCACTCTTCAGAATATTCTTTACATTGAAAAAGAAGATGTGGTATTAGCCACCTTCATAGATATCACCAAAGAGGAAGAACAGGCAAAACAGGACTACGAACAGAAACTGGAAACCATTGCCCTGGCACAGAAGGTCATTCACAAGCAGATGATGGTGGCCCAGGAAATTGCTGGTCTCTTAGGGGAAACCACGGCGGAGACCAAGACTACCTTAACGAAGCTTTGCAGATCCTTACTGGATGAGGGAAATGAAGGTGAGGTTAAGTGA
- a CDS encoding ATP-binding cassette domain-containing protein produces MELKVNHLSKSFGTLKVFMQVNLSLHSGQVYCLMGSSGSGKTTFFRILLGLEEADSGSMEGLQGTRASAVFQENRLCESFTPVDNITMVIPGRSSRSRKQAREELLRLLPEEALSRPVSTLSGGMKRRVAIVRALSVPCDMILMDEPFTGLDENTKRTVIQYIKEKTRDKLVIISTHQEEDVPLLNGTLIKL; encoded by the coding sequence ATGGAATTAAAGGTAAATCATCTGTCCAAATCCTTTGGGACTCTTAAAGTATTTATGCAGGTAAATCTATCCCTTCATTCCGGCCAGGTCTACTGTCTCATGGGATCCTCAGGATCCGGAAAAACCACATTCTTCCGGATCCTTCTGGGACTAGAAGAGGCCGACTCCGGATCCATGGAAGGACTTCAGGGCACAAGAGCCTCCGCCGTGTTTCAGGAGAACCGTCTGTGTGAGTCATTTACCCCGGTAGACAACATTACCATGGTAATCCCCGGTCGTTCCTCCCGAAGCAGAAAACAGGCCAGAGAAGAGCTTTTAAGGCTTCTTCCGGAAGAGGCCTTGTCCCGCCCCGTGTCTACCTTAAGCGGGGGAATGAAGCGCCGGGTTGCCATTGTAAGAGCCTTGTCAGTCCCTTGTGATATGATTTTAATGGACGAACCCTTTACCGGTCTTGATGAGAACACAAAACGAACCGTAATTCAATACATCAAAGAAAAGACCCGTGACAAGCTTGTCATCATAAGCACCCACCAGGAGGAGGATGTGCCACTCCTTAACGGCACCCTTATAAAACTGTAA
- a CDS encoding (2Fe-2S) ferredoxin domain-containing protein: MRVTICIGSACHLKGSRDIIAQLQTLVKENHLEDKVDLNGSFCCGDCVNGVCVTVEGQLYSLKPEETKEFFDKEIMGRL; this comes from the coding sequence ATGAGAGTAACAATATGTATAGGTAGCGCATGTCATTTAAAGGGTTCCAGAGATATCATCGCACAGCTGCAGACCCTTGTGAAGGAGAACCACCTGGAGGATAAGGTGGATCTAAACGGGTCTTTTTGCTGCGGCGATTGTGTAAATGGCGTCTGTGTGACCGTGGAAGGTCAGTTATACTCTTTAAAACCAGAAGAAACAAAGGAGTTTTTTGACAAAGAGATCATGGGGAGGCTGTAA
- a CDS encoding purine-nucleoside phosphorylase, translating to MNEVYAKLKNCLESVREKTDFVPEIALILGSGLGEYAEEIKVETSIDYKDIEGFPISTVAGHKGRFVFGYVNDVPVVIMQGRVHFYEGYPMTDVVLPARLMGLLGAKVLFLTNACGGVNKEFKAGDFMLIRDHIASFVPSPLIGANLEELGPRFPDMSDVYSRELQQTIREAAGGEEIGLREGIYMQLSGPAYESPTEVQMCRILGADAVGMSTACEAVAANHMGMKVCGISCITNMACGITDQPLSHGEVQETADRVAPLFKRLITASITKIAGK from the coding sequence ATGAATGAAGTATATGCAAAGCTTAAAAATTGTTTGGAAAGTGTGCGGGAGAAGACTGACTTTGTCCCGGAGATAGCTCTGATCCTGGGGTCCGGCCTTGGGGAATATGCAGAGGAGATAAAGGTTGAGACCTCCATTGATTATAAAGACATTGAAGGATTTCCGATTTCAACGGTGGCAGGCCATAAAGGAAGGTTTGTATTCGGATATGTAAATGATGTTCCGGTGGTTATCATGCAGGGACGGGTTCATTTTTATGAGGGATATCCAATGACGGATGTGGTGCTTCCGGCCAGGCTTATGGGACTTTTAGGAGCAAAGGTCCTGTTTTTAACCAATGCCTGCGGCGGTGTTAACAAAGAGTTTAAGGCGGGTGATTTCATGCTCATAAGGGATCATATCGCGAGCTTTGTTCCGTCTCCGTTAATTGGGGCAAATTTAGAAGAGCTGGGACCCAGATTCCCGGATATGAGTGATGTTTATAGCAGAGAGCTTCAGCAGACCATCAGAGAGGCTGCAGGAGGAGAAGAAATCGGCCTTAGAGAGGGTATTTACATGCAGCTTTCCGGTCCGGCGTATGAATCTCCGACAGAGGTACAGATGTGCCGCATTCTGGGAGCTGATGCGGTAGGAATGAGCACAGCCTGTGAAGCAGTTGCAGCAAACCACATGGGGATGAAGGTTTGCGGCATTTCCTGTATCACCAATATGGCCTGCGGCATTACGGATCAGCCTTTAAGCCATGGAGAGGTACAAGAGACGGCAGACCGGGTTGCACCTTTGTTTAAAAGATTGATTACGGCATCTATTACAAAGATCGCAGGTAAATAA
- a CDS encoding spore coat protein yields MDDKCIMENLLHTTKGVCDLYLHGTIESPTMNVHQAFDTALSDSLCMQGDIYKKMSAKGWYTTDQAEQQKLTKVKSQYAGM; encoded by the coding sequence ATGGATGACAAGTGTATTATGGAAAACCTGCTCCACACCACAAAAGGAGTGTGTGACTTATACCTGCATGGAACCATCGAATCCCCTACCATGAACGTACATCAGGCATTTGACACCGCATTAAGCGACAGCCTGTGCATGCAGGGCGATATCTACAAGAAAATGTCCGCAAAGGGATGGTATACCACAGATCAGGCAGAACAGCAGAAACTTACGAAAGTTAAGAGCCAGTACGCAGGAATGTAA
- a CDS encoding MqnA/MqnD/SBP family protein, with protein sequence MKKTLSLLMAFAVTAAVLSGCAKGGAENPQATSVSEKESTSETAEETSKAQEPADRYTLKIGSLKGPTSMGLVKLMDQSEKGNAEGSYDFTMVTAADELLGKIVSKELDVALVPANMASIIYNKTNHEVTVLDINTLGVLYGVSADDSIKTAADLKGKTVYLTGKGTTPDYALQHVLKASGLTADDVTLEYKSEAAEVVSILKEKPDAVGLLPQPFVTAAMAQNDSLKMVLDLTKEWDATAGESGGSLVTGVTICRNDVIKDHGDAIATFMAEHKESAEFANANVAETAALVAAAGIIEKAPVAEKAIPYCSITYVDGDQMKSLLSGYLKVLFDMEPSSVGGTLPADDFYYMP encoded by the coding sequence ATGAAAAAAACATTATCCCTATTGATGGCGTTTGCCGTAACGGCTGCCGTACTCTCCGGCTGTGCAAAGGGCGGCGCTGAAAACCCCCAGGCAACATCAGTCTCTGAAAAGGAATCCACCTCTGAGACAGCAGAAGAAACGTCAAAAGCCCAAGAACCTGCTGATCGTTATACCTTAAAGATCGGTTCCTTAAAAGGGCCTACCTCTATGGGCCTTGTAAAGCTGATGGACCAGTCTGAAAAAGGCAATGCAGAAGGCTCCTATGATTTTACCATGGTAACCGCTGCTGACGAACTCCTTGGAAAAATTGTAAGCAAAGAATTGGATGTCGCCCTTGTACCTGCCAATATGGCCTCTATTATTTATAACAAAACCAATCATGAGGTGACCGTCCTGGATATTAACACCCTGGGTGTTCTCTACGGGGTATCCGCCGATGATTCCATTAAAACAGCCGCAGACTTAAAGGGTAAGACCGTTTACTTGACCGGCAAGGGAACCACACCGGACTATGCCCTTCAGCATGTGCTTAAAGCCAGCGGCTTAACCGCTGACGACGTAACCCTGGAATATAAATCCGAAGCCGCTGAGGTCGTTTCTATCCTGAAGGAAAAGCCTGATGCAGTAGGTCTTCTTCCCCAACCCTTTGTAACAGCTGCCATGGCTCAGAATGACTCCCTTAAAATGGTTCTTGACTTAACAAAGGAGTGGGATGCCACAGCCGGTGAAAGCGGCGGCAGTCTGGTGACCGGGGTTACCATCTGCCGGAATGACGTGATCAAAGACCATGGGGATGCCATTGCCACCTTTATGGCGGAACATAAGGAATCTGCGGAATTTGCCAATGCCAATGTAGCCGAAACCGCAGCTCTGGTGGCTGCTGCCGGAATCATTGAAAAAGCCCCGGTTGCTGAAAAGGCCATCCCATACTGCAGCATCACCTATGTAGACGGAGACCAGATGAAATCTCTGCTTAGCGGATACTTAAAAGTTCTTTTCGATATGGAGCCGTCTTCCGTAGGCGGAACACTGCCAGCCGATGACTTCTACTATATGCCATAA